The genomic region GCAGGTAGGGGAAGGAGACGAACGCGTCGTCCACGATCAGGGCCGAGGCGCAGGCGCTGCCCCGGGCCTCGGGCCCGAAGCTCTGGGTCATGGTCGAGTGCAGGCCGTCGTAGATGGCGGCGGCCTTGCCGAAGATGAAGCCCGTCATGATGACGCCCTGGCCGCCGTAGCCGGTGATCCTGATCTCACGCCTTGACATGGTCCTTCTCTCCCTGCTGGGCCGCCTTCACCTCGGCGGCGCGGTAATAGTCGTCCCCCAGCGCGGTCAGGAGCTGCCGCTCGCTGAGCTCTTGCCAGGTGGGCCGCTCGATGTCGAGGAACTTGCCCACCTTGATGGTCTTCTGGTAGTCGATGGCCAGCTGGGAGGTATCGCAGTCGTGCTCGATCCGGCTGTGGTCGTGGTAGAACTTCATCAGGTCGAAGCCGGAGCCGAGGCGGTTGCGGCGCGCGTAGAGGGTCGAGCAGGGGGCGACGGCCTCGACGAACGAGAAGCCGGGCTTGAGCAGGGCTTCCGTAAGCGATTTCGTGAGGCGCCGCACATGCAGCGAGGTCCAGCGCGCGATGTACACGGCCCCGCAGGCCTCGAGCAGGCTGGGCAGGCTGAAGGGCGGTTCGAAGGCCCCGTGGGGCGTGGTGGACGTGTTGGCCGGCTGCGGGGTGGTCGGCGCGGCCTGGCCGCCCGTCATGCCGTAGATGAAGTTGTTCACGCAGACCACCATGATGTCCATGTTGCGCCGCGCGGCATGGATCAGGTGGTTGCCGCCGATGGCCGACAGGTCACCGTCGCCGCTGAACACCACGACCTTCAGGTCGCGGTTTGCCAGCTTCAGGCCGGTGGCGAAGGGGATGGCCCGGCCGTGGGTTGTATGGTACGAATCGAGCTTCACGTACCCGGCCACCCGGCCGGTGCAGCCGATACCCGAGACGATGGCCATCTTGTCGTAGTCCATCTTCGCCTTGTCGATGGCGTCGATGAAGCACTTGACCACCGTGCCGATGCCGCACGTCGGGCACCAGATGTGCGGGAAGCGGTCCGTGCGCAGCAGGTGCGCCTGGGGATGTTCGAGGTGGGTCGTCTCGGTCATTTTGCCGCCTCCTCTATGGCCCGCTGGATGTCGGCGGGATCGTGCACGTTGCCGCCCATGTGGGGCACCAGCGTCACCGGCGCCCGGCCGGCGGCGCAGCGCTCCACCTCCAGGCTGAGCTGTCCGTAATTGATCTCCGGCACCACGAATCCCTTGACCTGCGGCGCGAGCTCCCTGATCCGGGTCTCGCAGAAGGGCCAGATGGTGAGCAGGCGGATGCTGCCCACCCTGATGCCGGCCGCGCGGGCCCCGTCGATGGCCGCGCGGGCCACGCGGGCGGTGATGCCGTACGAGATGACCGCCACCTCGCATCCGTCCACCTGGTCCTCCTCGAGTCTGACGATCTCGTCCGCGTTGAGGCGGATCTTGTCGCAGAGCCGGCGGACCAGCTTGTCCTGGCATTCGGCTGTCATGACCGGATAGCCGCGCTCGTCGTGGGTCAGGCCGGTGACGTGATAGCGATGGCCCTCTCCCGCGTGCGCCATGGCGGGGACCATGTCCGCGCCCACGGCGAAGGGCAGGTATTCACCGGGCGCGGCGTCCGTCTTGCGGCGCGGCGTGATCTCGATGTCCTCCGCGGCCGGAATCACCACACGCTCGGTCATGTGGCCGATGCACTCGTCGAGCATCACCATCACCGGCACGCGGTATCGCTCGGCCAGATTGAAGGCGTCGATGACCAGGTAGTAGGCCTCCTGGGGGGACTGGGGCGCGAGGGCGATGATCTCGTAGTCGCCGTGCGACCCCCAGCGCGCCTGCATGATGTCCGCCTGGCCCACCATCGTCGGCAGCCCGGTCGACGGCCCGCCCCGCTGCACGTTGATGATCACGCACGGGGTCTCGAGCATGGCGCCCAGGCCGATGTTCTCCATCATCAGGCTGAAACCGGGACCGGAGGTGACGGTCATGGCCTTGGCGCCGCCCCAGACCGCGCCCAGCACGGCGGTGATAGAGGCGATCTCGTCCTCCATCTGGATGAAGGTCCCTCCGACCCTGGGCACCCGGGCGGCGAAGCGCTCGACCACCTCGGTCGAGGGCGTGATCGGATAGCCGGCCACGAAATCGCAGCCGGCCGACAGGGCCCCCTCGGTGCAGGCGTGATCGCCGTCGAGGTAATGGCTGCCCGTGAGCACGCGCTTGGGGTCAGCTGACGCCATCGGCGGCCTCCTCAGGTTTCTGGGTGGAGTCATCCTCTTCGGCCGGCAGGCAGAAGATGGCGAAATCGGGGCAGATCACCTCGCAGAGATCGCATTCCACGCAGTTCCCCGCCTCGACGACCTCGGGGTAGTGGTAACCCTTGGTATTGAATTCGGAGGACATGCGCAGCACGTCGCGCGGGCAGAATTCGACGCAGAACTCGCAACCCTTGCAGCGATCGACTATGAGATGGATTTCGCCCTTGGGAATCTTGACTTGCTGGATGTCCAGCGGGGTCCGCCAGTAGCGCATCGCCACGTTCCCTCCCGGGCCTCGCCGGCGGTCGCGGTCACATGCACCGTTCGGCCGACGGCCAAATTCAGAGCGGTGGGTAGGGGCGAAGTGTGCGCAGCGCCTTGCGGTCCGATTCGGCTCCGTCTGTTGCTCGTCTGCAAGCGTCGAGTTGTCCGTCGAAGGGGTGCCAGCCTGCAGTGATCCATCAGGACTTCGTCCACCCGTGCCCAAGTCTAACACGTTGTACCACAATGTGGTTTGAAAAACAAGTTCATTTGGACGGAAACTGCGTGAGAAGATGTATCATGTTCATCTTTTCATCTCCGTCCGGGGCGGCCGACCGGTCAGACCTTCCCCGCCTTCACCACCTTGATCATCAGGCTCGGCAGGCCGACGCGAGAGAGACCGTCGAGCGCGTGGAAGCCGCC from bacterium harbors:
- a CDS encoding 2-oxoacid:ferredoxin oxidoreductase subunit beta codes for the protein MTETTHLEHPQAHLLRTDRFPHIWCPTCGIGTVVKCFIDAIDKAKMDYDKMAIVSGIGCTGRVAGYVKLDSYHTTHGRAIPFATGLKLANRDLKVVVFSGDGDLSAIGGNHLIHAARRNMDIMVVCVNNFIYGMTGGQAAPTTPQPANTSTTPHGAFEPPFSLPSLLEACGAVYIARWTSLHVRRLTKSLTEALLKPGFSFVEAVAPCSTLYARRNRLGSGFDLMKFYHDHSRIEHDCDTSQLAIDYQKTIKVGKFLDIERPTWQELSERQLLTALGDDYYRAAEVKAAQQGEKDHVKA
- a CDS encoding 4Fe-4S dicluster domain-containing protein; this encodes MRYWRTPLDIQQVKIPKGEIHLIVDRCKGCEFCVEFCPRDVLRMSSEFNTKGYHYPEVVEAGNCVECDLCEVICPDFAIFCLPAEEDDSTQKPEEAADGVS
- a CDS encoding 2-oxoacid:acceptor oxidoreductase subunit alpha — translated: MASADPKRVLTGSHYLDGDHACTEGALSAGCDFVAGYPITPSTEVVERFAARVPRVGGTFIQMEDEIASITAVLGAVWGGAKAMTVTSGPGFSLMMENIGLGAMLETPCVIINVQRGGPSTGLPTMVGQADIMQARWGSHGDYEIIALAPQSPQEAYYLVIDAFNLAERYRVPVMVMLDECIGHMTERVVIPAAEDIEITPRRKTDAAPGEYLPFAVGADMVPAMAHAGEGHRYHVTGLTHDERGYPVMTAECQDKLVRRLCDKIRLNADEIVRLEEDQVDGCEVAVISYGITARVARAAIDGARAAGIRVGSIRLLTIWPFCETRIRELAPQVKGFVVPEINYGQLSLEVERCAAGRAPVTLVPHMGGNVHDPADIQRAIEEAAK